One segment of Triticum aestivum cultivar Chinese Spring chromosome 2A, IWGSC CS RefSeq v2.1, whole genome shotgun sequence DNA contains the following:
- the LOC123184199 gene encoding uncharacterized protein produces MVRSGARASQRVLSTSLDSSSSVGVVDGRFLAEDLGADEARRRRQARQDICRGKRPVDSLSVGRNFRPVLEERIDPCLVAVRAASDVEVLYRPYFTAGWLSGSSRTYLVMSSPHASTLSLSPGQTCLPCRAQVTLMYLCLPTSVAA; encoded by the exons ATGGTTCGTTCCGGTGCGCGTGCTTCCCAGCGTGTTCTCTCCACGTCGTTGGATTCCTCTTCCTCGGTTGGTGTTGTTGATGGGAGGTTTCTTGCCGAAG ATTTGGGTGCTGATGAGGCGCGGCGACGACGCCAGGCACGGCAAGATATCTGTCGTGGGAAGCGTCCTGTTGATTCATTGTCTG TTGGAAGGAACTTTCGGCCTGTACTTGAAGAACGGATTGATCCTTGTCTTGTTGCTGTTAGAGCTGCATCTGATGTGGAAGTTTTGTATCGTCCCTATTTTACTGCTGGTTGGTTGTCTGGTTCCTCGCGTACATACCTGGTCATGTCCAGCCCACACGCCAGCACGCTCTCGCTCAGCCCAGGTCAGACCTGTCTACCTTGCCGCGCCCAGGTTACACTGATGTACTTGTGCCTACCCACATCTGTAGCTGCCTGA
- the LOC123186958 gene encoding uncharacterized protein — translation MACLAISLQPVNGPDILLQTRSWFPVSRALAAVSAFRLARLSLARGKQHPSSSSSASLDAIGDDPLATGSGQLVVGVESQYRVVYRLVNSIYVLGVTTASDHAAPAVHAFAVADAVNQAVSVLVAACRGVDATPEKVHRKYPEVYLALDLVLHGVGSVRLSQILATIHGDNLARMVNSSPDAEARARGADSWPVVEHLAQDRHAARDGFATASFELPQETLSAGDEFSASSLAPATAAATGDEPPPEEAPPVEKDPFAASDMVASKPEEALVGAFKKNKETALVVADPAAALAGLEVTTLPPAEATKPTFIGVEGFEGDYGGIEFGNEEASLAEAFEGFNAPFGGGLDASEFVTTTKKDHKDKTLTGLEILAMSGGQAPNAPSGSPLDSLVTPSKEMTVPELCIVEEINAEFNESVLARVGLKGTIILQTLPPKKAAGREAEFSFRLEGTSGMKRAALQSTVLSSLENGLFHVKTPSKEEPIPIMKYSFLPKHSPLPLRLRLVKRHSGTLLSLMIHYASNPMLPRPLSNVTFIVKLPVDPTLLNVSPKAVLNRAERELRWHISDIPLKGPAGRLRARMPVDQDSKDGELEVVGMVKFAYQGPFTLSGIKLCPAINSTAQFNEVGHTFSSGSYRCI, via the coding sequence atggCGTGCCTCGCGATCTCCCTGCAGCCGGTGAACGGCCCGGACATCCTGCTCCAGACGCGCTCCTGGTTCCCGGTCTCgcgcgccctcgccgccgtctccgccttccGCCTCGCGCGCCTCAGCCTCGCCCGCGGCAAGcagcacccctcctcctcctcctccgcctccctcgaCGCCATCGGCGACGACCCGCTGGCCACCGGCTCGGGGCAGCTGGTGGTGGGCGTGGAGTCGCAGTACCGAGTCGTCTACCGCCTCGTCAACTCCATCTACGTGCTCGGCGTCACCACCGCCTCCGACCACGCCGCGCCCGCCGTCCACGCCTTCGCCGTCGCCGACGCCGTCAACCAGGCCGTCTCCGTCCTCGTCGCCGCCTGCCGCGGCGTCGACGCCACCCCCGAGAAGGTCCACCGCAAGTACCCCGAGGTCTACCTCGCGCTCGACCTCGTCCTCCACGGCGTGGGATCCGTCCGCCTCTCCCAGATCCTCGCCACCATCCATGGCGACAACCTCGCCCGCATGGTCAACTCCTCCCCCGACGCCGAGGCCCGCGCCCGCGGCGCCGACTCCTGGCCCGTCGTCGAGCACCTCGCGCAGGACCGCCACGCCGCCCGCGACGGCTTCGCCACCGCCTCCTTCGAGCTCCCCCAGGAGACCCTATCTGCTGGCGACGAGTTCTCTGCTTCCAGCCTCGCGCCTGCGACCGCTGCGGCTACTGGGGATGAGCCGCCGCCTGAGGAGGCGCCCCCGGTTGAGAAGGACCCCTTTGCAGCCAGCGACATGGTTGCTAGCAAGCCAGAGGAGGCGTTGGTTGGTGCCTTCAAGAAGAACAAGGAGACTGCCCTTGTGGTTGCTGATCCTGCTGCTGCGCTTGCTGGGTTGGAGGTCACCACTTTGCCGCCAGCCGAGGCCACTAAACCAACATTCATTGGGGTTGAGGGATTTGAGGGTGACTACGGTGGAATTGAGTTTGGTAATGAGGAAGCTTCACTGGCTGAGGCATTTGAGGGCTTCAATGCGCCATTTGGGGGTGGGCTTGATGCTTCTGAGTTTGTTACCACAACCAAGAAGGATCACAAGGACAAGACCCTCACTGGTCTTGAGATTCTAGCCATGAGTGGTGGGCAGGCACCAAATGCGCCTTCTGGTTCGCCACTTGACAGCTTGGTAACCCCGAGCAAAGAGATGACCGTGCCTGAGTTGTGCATCGTTGAGGAGATCAATGCTGAATTCAACGAGTCTGTTCTTGCACGGGTTGGTCTGAAGGGTACAATCATTTTGCAGACCTTACCACCAAAGAAGGCAGCAGGGAGGGAGGCAGAGTTCTCATTCCGGCTTGAGGGTACTTCTGGAATGAAGAGGGCTGCCTTGCAGAGTACCGTGTTGAGCAGCCTCGAGAACGGCCTGTTCCATGTGAAGACACCATCGAAGGAGGAACCTATCCCCATCATGAAATACAGCTTCCTGCCCAAGCACTCACCTCTCCCCCTGAGGTTGCGTCTTGTAAAGCGCCACAGTGGTACATTGCTCTCACTGATGATACACTATGCGTCGAACCCGATGTTGCCGCGGCCACTGAGCAATGTTACATTCATTGTTAAGCTTCCTGTGGATCCAACTCTGCTTAATGTTTCGCCCAAGGCTGTGTTGAACCGGGCTGAGAGGGAACTCAGGTGGCACATCTCAGACATTCCTCTGAAAGGCCCCGCTGGACGGTTGAGAGCACGGATGCCTGTGGATCAAGACTCTAAAGATGGCGAACTGGAGGTTGTTGGAATGGTGAAGTTTGCTTACCAAGGGCCATTCACTTTGTCGGGCATCAAGCTCTGCCCAGCCATCAATAGCACTGCCCAATTTAACGAAGTTGGCCACACTTTCTCCAGCGGGAGCTACCGTTGCATCTGA